A genome region from Eurosta solidaginis isolate ZX-2024a chromosome 2, ASM4086904v1, whole genome shotgun sequence includes the following:
- the LOC137241062 gene encoding bilin-binding protein-like — translation MLKYKFAIAPLSILIFLTTSCLVAGQIQRDGCCRRDINFVPNDDLSAFVGSWYMHSRYRIVIDENARCYKTEYTLDSNNVHRVKNFQISNADGCGTLKTGTITPSDDNYIIVKFDDPQAHHYYYKILTFCDDFVIIYLCREIPFTRKHNEFVWVHTKVRNPDQSVQDAYISALNDQQLSTELELVSQDDCGNYDA, via the exons TGCCCCtttgtcaatcttaatttttttgaCAACATCATGTTTGGTGGCCGGACAAATTCAAAGAGATGGTTGCTGTCGACGAGATATAAACTTTGTGCCAAACGATGACTTATCAGCA TTCGTAGGTAGCTGGTATATGCATAGTAGATATCGCATCGTGATCGATGAGAATGCCCGCTGCTATAAAACTGAATACACTCTTGATTCTAACAATGTTCATAGAGTAAAAAACTTCCAAATAAGTAATGCAGA CGGCTGCGGAACGCTTAAGACCGGAACAATTACGCCAAGTGATGATAATTATATTATAGTTAAGTTTGATGATCCACAGG cTCACCATTATTATTACAAAATTCTAACGTTTTGCGACGACTTTGTTATCATCTATCTCTGCCGCGAAATACCATTTACGAGGAAACACAACG AATTCGTTTGGGTTCATACAAAAGTCCGTAATCCAGACCAGAGTGTTCAAGACGCTTACATTAGTGCTCTAAATGACCAACAGCTTTCCACAGAGCTCGAATTGGTCAGTCAAGACGATTGCGGAAATTATGATGCATAG